A region of Vigna radiata var. radiata cultivar VC1973A chromosome 6, Vradiata_ver6, whole genome shotgun sequence DNA encodes the following proteins:
- the LOC111241807 gene encoding citrate synthase, mitochondrial-like: MSFTATVPTFTVTASQKTSLEVLGGMRGMTVLVWLRSAVDPDEGIRFREMSIPECQKKLPDYAYKVIDALPVSAHPTTQFTTGVMALHVKQKILS; the protein is encoded by the exons ATGTCGTTCACCGCAACTGTTCCGACGTTCACCGTCACTGCAAGCCAGAAAACGTCATTGGAG GTACTCGGCGGAATGAGAGGAATGACAGTTTTAGTGTGGCTTAGGTCAGCTGTTGATCCAGATGAG GGAATTCGCTTTAGGGAAATGTCCATTCCTGAATGCCAAAAAAAGCTTCCAG ATTATGCTTATAAGGTAATTGATGCGTTACCTGTTTCTGCTCATCCAACGACTCAGTTCACAACTGGTGTCATGGCACTACATGTCAAGCAAAAGATTCTTTCatga